The Candidatus Baltobacteraceae bacterium genome has a window encoding:
- the metG gene encoding methionine--tRNA ligase → MMRPFYVTTPIYYISGNPHIGHAYTTVVADVLARTARTSGPAFFLTGTDEHGQKVANAAAAHGKSPQDWTDELLPRWKELFAAYHVEYDDFIRTTQPRHESAVRAIFEKMRENGDVYLGTYEGWYCIYDETFWLESKLVDGKCPTCGREVQWISEDDWFFRLSKYNARLLEHFRAHPEWVRPRSVYNEMMSILEEGLEDLSISRTNFDWGIPIPGGGGVIYVWFDALLNYITAPGWPDGERFKTFWPATVQLIGKEIARFHTIIWPALLWSIGQAAPESVFAHGWITVEGQKIGKSLGNAVDPFALAERFGPDSLRYFLLREAPFGSDFSYSEEKIAQRHNADLGNDLGNLLKRTVTMVQKYHGGTIPAGGPVPSGLVKFASPENDLAIRARALILNLQFREALEAIWELVTELNRSIETTKPWNLMKTASDDDVAKVNGLLFHLLEGLRWLGMLLHPFMPERTAELWRQLGVPGALDADWSVALARWGDPQFLPPGTTVTPGDPLFPRVELVSA, encoded by the coding sequence ATGATGCGCCCGTTTTACGTAACAACGCCGATTTATTACATCAGCGGAAATCCGCATATCGGTCACGCCTATACGACGGTCGTCGCCGACGTATTGGCGCGCACCGCGCGGACCTCCGGTCCGGCGTTTTTTCTGACGGGCACCGACGAGCACGGACAAAAAGTCGCCAACGCGGCCGCCGCGCACGGCAAATCGCCGCAAGACTGGACCGACGAACTGCTGCCGCGCTGGAAAGAACTGTTCGCAGCGTACCACGTCGAGTACGACGACTTCATTCGCACCACGCAGCCGCGGCACGAGAGCGCCGTACGAGCCATCTTCGAAAAGATGCGCGAGAACGGCGACGTGTATCTCGGAACGTACGAAGGCTGGTACTGCATCTACGACGAGACGTTCTGGCTCGAGTCGAAGCTGGTCGACGGAAAGTGTCCGACGTGCGGCCGCGAGGTGCAGTGGATCTCCGAAGACGACTGGTTCTTCCGGCTCTCGAAATACAATGCGCGGCTGCTCGAGCATTTTCGCGCGCATCCCGAATGGGTACGCCCGCGCAGCGTTTACAACGAGATGATGTCGATCCTCGAAGAGGGTTTGGAAGATCTCTCGATTTCGCGCACCAACTTCGACTGGGGCATTCCGATACCGGGCGGCGGCGGCGTCATCTACGTGTGGTTCGACGCGCTGCTCAACTACATCACCGCGCCGGGTTGGCCCGACGGCGAGCGATTCAAAACGTTTTGGCCCGCCACCGTGCAGCTCATCGGCAAAGAGATCGCGCGCTTTCACACGATCATCTGGCCCGCGCTGCTGTGGTCGATCGGCCAAGCCGCTCCGGAGTCGGTCTTCGCGCACGGCTGGATCACGGTCGAAGGACAGAAGATCGGCAAGAGTTTGGGCAACGCCGTCGATCCGTTCGCGCTGGCCGAGCGGTTCGGCCCCGACTCGCTGCGGTATTTTCTGCTGCGCGAGGCACCCTTCGGCAGCGACTTTTCGTATTCGGAGGAGAAGATCGCCCAACGCCACAACGCCGACCTCGGCAACGATCTGGGAAATCTGCTCAAGCGCACCGTAACGATGGTGCAAAAGTATCACGGCGGCACGATTCCGGCCGGCGGCCCCGTGCCGTCGGGCCTAGTGAAGTTCGCGTCCCCGGAGAACGACCTGGCGATCCGCGCGCGCGCCCTGATTCTCAACCTTCAATTTCGCGAAGCGCTCGAAGCGATTTGGGAGCTGGTCACCGAACTCAACCGGAGTATCGAAACGACCAAACCGTGGAATCTGATGAAAACGGCTTCGGACGACGACGTCGCTAAGGTCAACGGGCTGCTCTTCCATTTGTTGGAAGGGCTGCGTTGGCTTGGCATGCTGCTGCATCCGTTCATGCCGGAACGCACCGCCGAACTGTGGCGCCAACTCGGCGTTCCGGGCGCCCTCGACGCGGATTGGAGCGTCGCGCTGGCACGGTGGGGCGATCCGCAGTTTCTGCCGCCGGGAACGACGGTTACGCCCGGCGATCCGCTCTTTCCGCGCGTGGAGCTCGTCTCGGCATGA
- the rsmI gene encoding 16S rRNA (cytidine(1402)-2'-O)-methyltransferase — protein sequence MTAACFGFRGSPTWTAKVVDMPLVFVPTPLGNLRDITLRALDTLREATLIVAEDTRVARKLLHALGIDAPEIWSYREQNAATVTGGILERARTQLVAVTTDAGMPGISDPGTELVAAARDAGVALEVLPGPSAAFGVAVLSGFPLDRWAFEGFPERSSGARRRQFQAALSGRTTTLWYESPRRIRSTLDDLAAVAPGAGVFLVREYTKLHEQQVAGTPAAVAAALADPVRGEIAFAIAPAHVEAAPSGVTDGELDALVIAGRRISDVAKELAKQGRGERNELYARAGARKRVLEERANR from the coding sequence ATGACGGCTGCGTGCTTCGGTTTTCGCGGGAGTCCCACCTGGACCGCGAAGGTTGTCGATATGCCGCTGGTTTTCGTACCGACGCCGCTGGGCAACTTGCGCGACATCACGCTGCGAGCTCTCGACACGCTGCGCGAGGCGACCCTCATCGTTGCCGAAGACACCCGCGTTGCACGCAAACTGCTGCACGCGCTCGGTATCGACGCGCCCGAAATTTGGAGCTATCGCGAGCAGAACGCCGCAACCGTCACCGGCGGCATTCTGGAGCGGGCGCGCACGCAGCTCGTGGCCGTCACCACCGATGCCGGTATGCCGGGCATCTCGGATCCGGGCACCGAGCTCGTGGCCGCGGCGCGCGACGCCGGGGTCGCCCTCGAGGTGCTGCCCGGGCCGTCCGCCGCCTTCGGGGTCGCGGTCCTTTCGGGATTCCCCCTCGATCGCTGGGCTTTCGAAGGCTTCCCCGAGCGCAGCAGCGGCGCCCGGCGGCGCCAGTTCCAGGCAGCCCTGAGCGGCCGGACGACGACCCTGTGGTACGAGTCGCCCCGGCGAATCCGGTCGACGCTCGACGACCTGGCCGCGGTGGCCCCCGGCGCGGGCGTCTTTTTGGTGCGGGAGTATACGAAGCTGCACGAACAGCAGGTTGCGGGAACGCCCGCCGCCGTCGCCGCGGCGCTCGCCGACCCGGTTCGGGGTGAGATCGCGTTTGCGATCGCGCCGGCACACGTCGAGGCGGCGCCTTCCGGTGTAACCGACGGCGAGCTCGACGCGCTCGTAATTGCCGGTCGCCGCATAAGCGACGTCGCCAAGGAGCTAGCCAAGCAAGGCCGCGGCGAGCGCAACGAACTCTACGCTCGCGCGGGGGCGCGAAAACGGGTCCTCGAAGAGCGGGCCAATAGATGA
- a CDS encoding glutaredoxin, with amino-acid sequence MAAKIDVERVPAGSKVELFISPTCPYCSQAMAYYDKAGVAYLTYDAQNDRALRKRMFSYTSDDPTVPAIVIDGEYVQSGWGRPPRG; translated from the coding sequence ATGGCCGCCAAAATTGACGTCGAGCGCGTGCCGGCCGGTTCCAAGGTCGAGCTTTTTATCTCGCCCACCTGTCCGTATTGCTCGCAGGCGATGGCCTATTATGATAAGGCCGGCGTTGCGTACCTGACGTACGACGCGCAAAACGACCGCGCGTTGCGCAAACGCATGTTTTCGTATACCAGCGACGATCCGACCGTTCCCGCCATAGTAATCGACGGCGAATACGTTCAATCCGGCTGGGGCCGGCCGCCTCGTGGTTGA